In Microcoleus sp. AS-A8, one DNA window encodes the following:
- a CDS encoding peptidoglycan-binding protein, with the protein MAFNPRPLKLSVIKKGSTGVAVAAWQRFLREAGFPIGAIDANFGNSTDVASRAYQEKNGLLADGVVGAGTYTKALTQGFIFYVPNLTAAMLLECLNFGEAQVKDLQQSLNAIAQLTPPLGSDGDFGLNSARGLAEAYKKLDVSFRPTLAQKLSASTKLKLGADFEPALDTLTEYARRQRQRLSGAHWVKYFLASTSIDDLASPFRQKVQAFEKALRAAGASIEIANTLRPPERAYLMHYASKIIRKEIAPQNVPSRTGVDISWVHYTNAISLQAAQQMVDAYDIAFPPALQSRHTQGLAIDWLVTWQGTLNIKNAKGRMVSIGSPPSSYENSELWRVGATYGVIKLASDRPHWSSDGH; encoded by the coding sequence ATGGCTTTTAATCCTCGTCCTCTGAAGTTATCTGTAATTAAAAAAGGCTCTACAGGAGTTGCTGTAGCGGCTTGGCAGAGATTTTTACGGGAGGCTGGATTTCCGATTGGGGCGATTGATGCTAATTTTGGCAACAGCACAGATGTTGCCTCTCGTGCCTATCAGGAAAAAAATGGGTTGCTGGCGGATGGGGTTGTGGGCGCTGGCACCTATACGAAAGCTCTTACGCAGGGGTTCATTTTTTATGTGCCAAACCTCACGGCTGCCATGCTGCTGGAGTGTCTCAACTTTGGGGAGGCGCAAGTCAAAGACTTACAGCAGAGTTTGAATGCCATCGCCCAACTCACCCCGCCCTTAGGGAGTGATGGTGACTTTGGACTCAACAGTGCTAGAGGATTAGCGGAAGCTTACAAAAAGCTAGATGTCAGCTTTCGACCAACACTAGCGCAAAAGCTCTCTGCCTCGACCAAACTCAAACTAGGTGCTGACTTCGAGCCAGCCTTAGATACACTCACCGAATATGCCAGACGGCAACGCCAACGTCTCAGTGGTGCCCACTGGGTTAAGTATTTTTTGGCGAGCACCTCCATCGATGATTTGGCTTCACCGTTTCGCCAAAAGGTACAAGCTTTTGAGAAAGCCTTGCGGGCAGCCGGGGCAAGCATTGAAATTGCTAATACGCTTCGACCACCCGAACGGGCATACTTGATGCACTATGCCTCCAAAATTATTAGAAAGGAAATTGCTCCCCAGAATGTCCCCTCTCGGACTGGTGTAGATATTAGTTGGGTGCATTACACCAACGCCATATCGCTTCAGGCGGCTCAGCAGATGGTGGATGCCTATGATATTGCTTTTCCACCGGCTCTACAGTCTCGTCACACACAGGGACTTGCGATTGACTGGCTTGTAACTTGGCAAGGTACGCTCAATATTAAGAATGCGAAGGGACGAATGGTGAGTATTGGTTCTCCCCCCTCTAGTTATGAAAATTCGGAACTTTGGCGTGTCGGTGCTACCTATGGCGTGATTAAGTTAGCGAGCGATCGGCCTCATTGGTCTAGTGATGGACATTAA
- a CDS encoding sulfite exporter TauE/SafE family protein encodes MLLDLDFFLLMTLGFLGSFGHCVGMCGPITVAFSLSQQRENQKGLLLGFHILLNLGRVVSYTLVGAGIGGLGSLLLASGQLAGIGSSLRQWMAIITGLMLIWFGLVQIKPDFLPRLPLLHPLTQGKWHQRLSAAMSELSAQPHWWTPALLGGVWGLMPCGFLYTAQIRAAQTGDLWLGAATMVAFGLGTMPMMMGVGVSASKLSADKRSQLFRLGGWVTLTIGILTLLRTDAMVDYTGHASLILLMLALIARPIHRFWAQPLRYRRAIGVGAYVLALAHTGHMLEHTLQWNFEAISFMLPMHQMGIWAGIVALVLITPAALTSFDRLQKALGTRWRHIHLLSIPALVLAAIHTVLIGSHYLGDFEGTWENKVMVAIASFLVIAVLLIRLPQFWSLVSLQKFYLPPNLK; translated from the coding sequence ATGCTACTAGACCTAGACTTTTTTCTGCTCATGACCCTGGGATTCCTAGGGAGTTTTGGTCACTGTGTGGGGATGTGTGGCCCCATCACCGTGGCTTTTTCCCTGTCTCAGCAGCGAGAGAACCAGAAAGGATTACTCCTAGGGTTTCACATTTTGCTGAATTTGGGACGGGTCGTGAGCTATACCTTGGTAGGTGCTGGGATTGGGGGGTTAGGTTCTCTATTGCTGGCTAGCGGACAATTAGCAGGAATTGGGAGTAGCTTACGTCAGTGGATGGCAATTATCACTGGCTTGATGCTGATTTGGTTTGGCTTGGTACAAATTAAACCCGACTTTCTCCCGCGCCTACCTTTGTTGCACCCACTCACTCAGGGCAAATGGCATCAGCGGCTGAGTGCAGCCATGAGTGAACTATCTGCCCAACCCCACTGGTGGACACCGGCTCTTTTGGGCGGTGTTTGGGGTTTGATGCCCTGTGGTTTTTTGTATACCGCTCAAATTAGAGCAGCACAGACCGGTGATCTCTGGCTGGGTGCCGCGACAATGGTGGCTTTTGGATTGGGAACGATGCCCATGATGATGGGAGTGGGGGTGTCGGCGTCTAAACTCAGTGCGGATAAACGCAGTCAACTCTTTCGCTTGGGAGGCTGGGTGACACTCACCATTGGGATCTTAACGCTGCTGCGAACGGATGCCATGGTCGATTATACAGGGCACGCCTCGCTCATCCTGCTGATGTTAGCGCTGATTGCCCGTCCGATTCATCGCTTCTGGGCGCAACCATTGCGTTATCGTCGTGCGATTGGGGTAGGGGCTTATGTGTTGGCTTTAGCCCATACCGGTCACATGTTGGAGCATACGTTGCAGTGGAATTTTGAGGCAATTTCCTTCATGCTGCCGATGCATCAGATGGGGATTTGGGCGGGAATTGTGGCACTGGTATTGATAACACCCGCCGCGCTGACGAGTTTTGACCGCCTTCAGAAGGCTTTGGGAACACGCTGGCGACACATTCACTTGTTATCGATTCCCGCTTTAGTGCTCGCGGCTATTCATACGGTACTCATTGGTTCCCATTACCTCGGTGACTTTGAGGGAACATGGGAGAATAAAGTGATGGTTGCGATCGCATCTTTTTTGGTCATCGCTGTTTTGCTGATACGCTTACCTCAATTCTGGTCACTGGTATCTCTACAGAAGTTCTATCTCCCACCTAACCTCAAGTAA
- the leuS gene encoding leucine--tRNA ligase, producing the protein MESRYNPAEIEAHWQKIWSEQGIDQTPTESDKPKFYALSMFPYPSGNLHMGHVRNYTITDVIARTHRMQGYRVLHPMGWDAFGLPAENAAIQRGVHPAKWTYQNIAQMQSELKRLGLSYDWNCELATCFPDYYKWTQWIFLQFLQAGLAYQKEAAVNWDPIDQTVLANEQVDSEGRSWRSGAKVERKLLRQWFFKITDYAEELLNDLDKLTGWPERVKLMQANWIGKSVGAYLEFPIIGLDEKIGVFTTRPDTVYGVTYVVLAPEHPLTPKVTTQDRKAAVDAFIQEVSEESELERTAEDKPKRGIPTGGKAINPFTGEEIPIWIADYVLYEYGTGAVMGVPAHDTRDFQFATEQKLPIKVVIVPPGENTGETPVPQAAYTEPGVMVNSGSFDGMASTAGKQAVIEYAEQQGWGKARIQYRLRDWLISRQRYWGAPIPVIHCPKCGIVPVPEAELPVKLPEDVEFKGGRVSSLAQVEGWADVPCPTCGTAAKRETDTMDTFIDSSWYFLRFTDAKNDNQVFDRNKTNDWMPVDQYVGGIEHAILHLLYSRFFTKVLRDRGLLNFDEPFQRLLTQGMVQGLTYMNPTTGKWIPSAQVDPNDPKDPETGEKLEVSYKTMSKSKYNGVAPEAVINKYGADTARMFILFKAPPEKDLEWDEADVEGQFRFLNRVWRLVTDFVAVKGAKPNTPTEGGLTKAEKDLRRAIHTAIKAVTEDLGDEYQFNTAVSELMKLSNALTDANCKDSPVYVEGIETLILMLAPFAPHIAEELWRQTGHNESVHTDTWPNYDPDALVADEITLVIQIMGKTRGTVQVPSQADKQALEQYARESEVAQRYLEGKEIKKVIVVPGKLVNFVVG; encoded by the coding sequence GTGGAGTCCCGTTACAACCCCGCCGAGATAGAGGCACATTGGCAAAAGATTTGGTCTGAACAAGGTATTGACCAGACCCCGACAGAGAGCGATAAGCCGAAATTCTACGCCCTGTCGATGTTTCCCTATCCATCGGGTAACCTGCACATGGGTCATGTTCGTAATTATACGATTACGGATGTGATTGCCAGAACTCACCGGATGCAAGGCTATCGGGTACTGCACCCGATGGGTTGGGATGCCTTTGGTTTACCGGCGGAGAATGCGGCAATCCAACGGGGGGTTCATCCTGCCAAGTGGACGTATCAAAACATCGCTCAGATGCAGTCTGAGTTAAAGCGATTAGGACTATCCTACGATTGGAATTGCGAACTCGCGACTTGTTTCCCGGATTATTACAAGTGGACGCAGTGGATTTTCTTGCAATTTCTCCAGGCGGGATTGGCTTATCAGAAAGAAGCCGCGGTAAACTGGGACCCTATCGATCAGACTGTACTTGCCAACGAGCAAGTTGATAGTGAAGGACGTTCTTGGCGTTCCGGTGCCAAAGTCGAACGCAAATTGTTGCGGCAATGGTTCTTTAAAATTACCGACTATGCCGAGGAATTGCTCAACGACCTCGACAAGTTGACGGGTTGGCCGGAACGGGTGAAACTGATGCAGGCCAACTGGATTGGTAAATCGGTTGGTGCCTATTTAGAATTTCCCATCATCGGATTGGATGAAAAAATCGGCGTGTTTACGACGCGCCCGGATACGGTTTATGGCGTAACTTATGTTGTGTTAGCGCCAGAACATCCCTTGACGCCGAAAGTGACAACCCAAGACCGGAAAGCGGCAGTTGACGCCTTTATCCAAGAAGTTTCTGAAGAAAGTGAACTGGAACGCACAGCGGAGGATAAGCCGAAACGCGGGATTCCAACAGGGGGCAAAGCCATCAATCCGTTTACTGGGGAAGAAATTCCCATTTGGATTGCCGACTACGTGCTGTATGAGTATGGCACGGGTGCGGTGATGGGTGTTCCTGCTCACGATACCAGAGATTTTCAATTTGCTACAGAACAGAAGTTGCCCATCAAAGTAGTGATTGTGCCGCCGGGGGAGAACACTGGCGAGACACCTGTGCCACAAGCAGCTTACACGGAACCTGGAGTGATGGTTAATTCCGGTTCTTTCGATGGCATGGCTTCCACGGCAGGAAAGCAGGCAGTAATTGAGTATGCCGAACAACAAGGATGGGGGAAAGCCCGAATCCAGTATCGTTTGCGGGATTGGTTAATCTCCCGGCAACGGTATTGGGGTGCCCCGATTCCAGTGATACACTGCCCGAAATGTGGGATAGTGCCGGTGCCGGAAGCCGAATTGCCTGTGAAGTTGCCCGAAGATGTGGAATTCAAGGGGGGGCGTGTTTCGTCCTTAGCACAAGTTGAAGGATGGGCAGATGTGCCTTGTCCGACTTGTGGCACAGCCGCGAAGCGGGAGACGGACACGATGGATACGTTTATCGATTCCTCGTGGTATTTCTTGCGCTTTACGGATGCCAAGAATGACAATCAAGTATTTGACCGCAACAAAACGAATGACTGGATGCCAGTTGATCAATATGTAGGGGGAATTGAACACGCGATTTTGCACTTATTGTACTCGCGGTTCTTTACCAAAGTATTGCGCGATCGCGGCTTGCTCAACTTCGATGAACCATTCCAACGCCTGCTAACTCAAGGCATGGTGCAGGGGTTAACCTACATGAACCCCACCACCGGCAAGTGGATTCCTTCGGCACAGGTAGACCCCAACGACCCGAAAGACCCCGAAACCGGGGAAAAGCTGGAAGTTTCCTACAAAACCATGTCCAAGTCTAAGTATAATGGCGTCGCACCGGAGGCTGTGATTAACAAGTACGGCGCAGATACAGCGCGGATGTTCATCCTGTTTAAGGCACCACCGGAAAAAGATTTGGAATGGGATGAAGCGGATGTGGAAGGGCAATTCCGCTTCCTCAATCGCGTCTGGCGTTTGGTGACGGATTTTGTAGCCGTGAAGGGCGCAAAGCCTAACACTCCTACAGAGGGTGGCTTGACGAAAGCTGAAAAGGACTTGAGACGGGCTATTCACACAGCCATTAAAGCTGTCACTGAAGATTTAGGGGATGAGTACCAATTCAACACAGCGGTTTCAGAGTTGATGAAACTGAGTAATGCGTTGACGGATGCTAATTGCAAAGATTCACCTGTATATGTTGAAGGAATTGAAACCTTAATACTGATGTTGGCACCCTTTGCCCCTCATATTGCTGAGGAGTTGTGGCGTCAGACGGGTCATAATGAGTCAGTTCATACGGATACTTGGCCTAACTATGACCCAGATGCTTTGGTTGCTGATGAGATTACATTGGTGATTCAAATTATGGGCAAAACTCGCGGAACAGTTCAAGTGCCATCGCAAGCGGATAAACAAGCGTTGGAACAATATGCGCGTGAGTCGGAGGTTGCCCAGCGTTACCTTGAGGGCAAGGAAATTAAGAAGGTGATTGTTGTGCCTGGGAAGTTGGTGAATTTTGTTGTGGGTTGA
- a CDS encoding SMI1/KNR4 family protein, translating to MNNKIELLKEKINLLKQKDKDCVLFGAQAHRYQLNACLTKKQVANFEQQYKITLPEDYRSFLLHIGNGGSGRYGGAGPCYGILSLEKSLAEIKIEIKNFGLNFLSEPFPLKESDALDCIHKRNRDLPFYFIDEDYPLCGSLPICHQGCGWMYVLVVSGEQKGKIWTAGEGWCPFYYEDNQIDFLTWYEDWLDSSLADILGK from the coding sequence ATGAATAACAAAATAGAACTTCTCAAAGAAAAAATAAACCTGCTTAAACAGAAAGACAAAGATTGTGTACTATTTGGTGCTCAAGCCCATAGATACCAACTCAATGCCTGTCTGACTAAAAAACAAGTGGCAAATTTTGAACAGCAGTACAAAATAACTCTACCTGAAGACTATCGTAGTTTTCTCTTACATATAGGGAATGGTGGTTCAGGGCGTTATGGCGGCGCAGGACCTTGTTATGGAATTCTTTCTTTAGAAAAATCCCTAGCAGAAATAAAAATAGAAATCAAAAATTTTGGGTTAAATTTCTTATCGGAGCCTTTTCCTCTGAAGGAATCGGACGCCTTAGACTGTATTCATAAAAGAAATCGAGACCTACCTTTTTATTTTATAGATGAAGATTATCCCTTGTGTGGTTCCTTGCCTATCTGTCATCAAGGATGTGGATGGATGTATGTTTTGGTGGTAAGCGGAGAACAGAAAGGGAAGATTTGGACAGCTGGAGAAGGTTGGTGCCCCTTCTATTATGAAGACAACCAAATTGATTTCTTGACTTGGTATGAAGATTGGTTAGATAGCTCCTTAGCAGATATCTTAGGGAAATAA
- a CDS encoding gamma-glutamylcyclotransferase — MSNEQTLNNLKIFVYGTLKPGECNYQRYCTLKVVEAKRAIAYGQLYHLSLGYPGMILGDGQVQGFLLTFADSAIFESLDELEDYKPNRRPEDNEYNREQIAVYDQAGQSLGLAWVYFMTLEKVQDFQGVLIPSGCWSSNAHI, encoded by the coding sequence GTGTCTAATGAGCAAACCTTGAATAACTTAAAAATCTTTGTCTACGGTACTCTTAAGCCAGGGGAGTGCAATTATCAACGGTACTGCACCCTTAAGGTTGTAGAGGCGAAAAGAGCGATCGCCTATGGTCAACTGTATCACCTATCGCTGGGCTATCCAGGGATGATACTTGGAGACGGTCAAGTTCAGGGTTTTTTGCTAACCTTTGCTGATTCCGCCATCTTCGAGAGTCTGGATGAGCTAGAAGATTACAAGCCGAACCGCAGGCCGGAAGACAACGAATATAATCGAGAGCAAATAGCAGTCTATGACCAGGCAGGGCAATCACTGGGCTTGGCTTGGGTCTACTTCATGACACTAGAAAAGGTACAGGATTTCCAAGGTGTTCTCATTCCCTCCGGGTGTTGGAGTAGCAACGCTCATATCTGA
- a CDS encoding branched-chain amino acid transaminase: protein MHNFLPIAYFQNNFVPFAEAKISIATHALHYGTGAFGGLRGITDPQNEKQILLFRLDRHCQRLSNSAKVLNYNLPPDKIQKVIVDFVKKNNPTTSFYIRPFVYTSDLGIAPRLHNIEKDFFVYGLELGDYLSPDGVSCRISSWYRQEDRSLPLRAKISGAYITSSLAKTEAVESGFDEAILINAQGKVCEASGMNIFIVRNGQLISPGFDQDILEGITRDSILTLARDLGIPIQERPVDKSELLIAEEVFLSGTAARITPVKRVENYELSQNRPITGRLRDKLTAITENRDSKYQDWVFPISVD from the coding sequence ATGCATAATTTTTTGCCCATCGCTTACTTTCAAAACAATTTTGTCCCTTTCGCCGAAGCTAAAATTTCCATTGCCACCCATGCACTACACTATGGAACTGGAGCCTTTGGGGGATTAAGGGGAATCACTGACCCTCAAAATGAAAAGCAAATTCTGTTGTTTCGCTTAGACCGCCATTGCCAAAGATTAAGCAATAGCGCTAAAGTTCTTAATTACAATTTACCCCCTGATAAAATTCAGAAGGTTATCGTTGATTTTGTTAAGAAAAATAACCCGACTACTTCTTTTTATATTCGGCCTTTTGTCTACACATCCGATTTAGGAATTGCACCTAGACTACATAACATCGAAAAAGATTTCTTTGTTTATGGGCTAGAGTTGGGAGATTATTTATCTCCAGATGGCGTTAGCTGTCGTATTAGTTCTTGGTATCGTCAAGAAGACCGTAGCTTACCTTTAAGAGCCAAGATTAGTGGCGCTTACATTACTTCTTCATTAGCAAAAACGGAAGCAGTGGAATCAGGTTTTGATGAAGCTATTCTGATCAACGCTCAAGGTAAAGTCTGTGAAGCCTCTGGGATGAATATCTTTATCGTGAGAAATGGACAATTAATTAGCCCTGGATTCGATCAAGATATTTTGGAGGGGATTACCAGAGATAGTATCCTAACCCTGGCCAGAGACTTAGGGATTCCAATCCAAGAAAGACCCGTTGATAAATCAGAGTTATTGATAGCGGAGGAAGTTTTCTTGAGTGGGACAGCCGCCCGAATCACCCCAGTGAAACGAGTGGAAAATTATGAATTATCCCAGAACCGACCGATTACGGGAAGACTCAGAGATAAGCTAACGGCTATTACAGAGAATCGAGACTCTAAGTACCAAGACTGGGTATTCCCCATCTCTGTTGACTAA